One Blastocatellia bacterium DNA window includes the following coding sequences:
- a CDS encoding PaaI family thioesterase, with the protein MSNDLHYKKLENLYHNAQCNEYYKPAIKIFEARAELIIPVQEKFFHAANAVHGSVYFKTLDDAAFFACNSLVTEYLVLTANFNLYLLKPISTGVLMATGKVLNNLGSSFVAESVLYNSQDEEIARATGTFVKSKIKLTEEMGYK; encoded by the coding sequence ATGAGCAATGATTTACACTACAAAAAACTAGAAAATCTCTATCATAATGCACAATGTAACGAATACTACAAACCAGCTATTAAGATTTTTGAAGCTAGAGCAGAATTAATAATTCCTGTGCAAGAAAAGTTTTTTCATGCCGCAAATGCTGTTCATGGTTCAGTCTATTTTAAGACTTTAGATGATGCTGCATTTTTTGCTTGTAATTCTTTGGTGACAGAATACTTAGTTTTAACAGCAAATTTTAATCTTTATTTGCTTAAACCTATTTCTACAGGGGTTTTAATGGCTACTGGAAAAGTGCTTAACAATTTGGGAAGTTCTTTTGTTGCTGAGTCGGTTTTGTATAACTCACAAGACGAAGAAATTGCTCGTGCAACAGGAACATTTGTAAAAAGTAAAATTAAATTAACTG